The following are encoded together in the Brassica napus cultivar Da-Ae chromosome A9, Da-Ae, whole genome shotgun sequence genome:
- the LOC106434970 gene encoding uncharacterized protein LOC106434970, whose translation MCSAFLWSGSPAQTHKAKVSGEEVCYSKDEGAFFTMGLPHKALVSEDVNSEGWCVRGNRSRRFQTLYNQILAEPIPDANLGDDIVMWKHGEYDYQEKFASSSTWEQIRPQRDKVYWRNVVWFLQGVPRYAFITWLDVLNRLSTGDTMRSWVIIQGCGLCGERDETRDHMFSLVRTHLRSGKDW comes from the exons ATGTGTAGTGCTTTCCTCTGGTCAGGATCACCAGCACAGACTCATAAAGCAAAGGTAAGTGGGGAAGAGGTGTGCTACTCCAAGGACGAAGGAG CCTTCTTCACTATGG GCCTTCCTCATAAGGCTCTAGTTAGTGAAGATGTTAATTCAGAGGGATGGTGTGTTAGAGGCAACCGAAGTAGGCGGTTTCAAACTCTTTATAATCAGATCCTTGCAGAGCCAATTCCTGATGCAAATCTTGGTGATGATATTGTGATGTGGAAGCATGGAGAGTATGATTACCAGGAAAAATTCGCTTCCTCAAGCACATGGGAGCAGATACGACCTCAAAGGGATAAGGTTTACTGGCGAAACGTAGTGTGGTTCTTGCAAGGAGTTCCACGTTATGCATTCATCACTTGGCTGGATGTATTGAATAGACTCTCCACAGGAGACACAATGAGGAGCTGGGTTATAATTCAGGGCTGTGGGCTGTGTGGAGAGCGGGATGAGACAAGAGATCACATGTTTTCGCTTGTCCGTACTCATTTACGGTCTGGGAAGGATTGGTGA
- the LOC106434982 gene encoding thioredoxin H7, protein MGSNVSSVHDVPSSTETKNGLVVEMESRRQWRSLFDSLKGSNKLLVIDFTAAWCGPCKAMEPRVKEIVSRYPEAVFARVDVDRFMDVAGTYRANTLPAFVFVKRGEEIDRVVGAKPDELVYKIEKHRV, encoded by the exons ATGGGTTCCAACGTTTCATCTGTGCATGATGTTCCTTCATCAACGGAAACCAAGAATGGTTTGGTTGTGGAAATGGAATCAAGAAGACAGTGGAGATCCCTCTTTGATTCCTTGAAAGGCTCAaataaattg CTAGTGATTGATTTCACGGCTGCATGGTGTGGACCTTGTAAAGCAATGGAACCTAGAGTTAAGGAGATCGTTTCTAGGTACCCAGAAGCTGTTTTTGCGAGGGTTGATGTGGATAGATTCATG GATGTGGCTGGGACATATAGAGCAAATACACTTCCAGCTTTTGTTTTTGTgaagagaggagaagagattGATAGGGTTGTTGGAGCCAAACCTGATGAACTTGTGTACAAGATTGAAAAGcatagggtttaa
- the LOC106434980 gene encoding dnaJ homolog subfamily B member 1 — MGVDYYNVLNVPPSASEDDLKKSYRRLAMKWHPDKNPSSKKEAEAKFKQISEAYDVLSDPQRRQIYDQYGEDGLKSSDVPTPPTQTQRSYSSSNNDDAGFRYYPRDAEDIFNEFFGASGDAFGGGGRRESVNGGGSRFRSAEAGSQTSRKTTANRKAPAIESKLACTLEELYKGGRRKMRISRVVPDGLGKPKTVEEILKIDITPGWKKGTKITFPEKGNHEPGVTPADLIFVIDEKPHSVYKRDGNDLIVDKKVSLLEALTGITISLTTLDGRNLTIPVLDIVKPGQEIVIPNEGMPISKEASKRGDLRINFDICFPSRLTLEQKTDLKRVFGGAGVDN; from the exons ATGGGGGTTGATTACTACAACGTACTGAACGTGCCCCCAAGCGCGAGCGAAGACGATCTGAAGAAATCGTACAGAAGACTAGCGATGAAATGGCATCCCGACAAGAACCCTTCGAGCAAGAAAGAAGCTGAAGCTAAATTCAAACAGATCTCCGAAGCTTACGATGTCCTGAGCGATCCTCAAAGGCGTCAGATCTACGATCAGTACGGTGAGGACGGTCTTAAGTCTTCCGACGTACCAACTCCGCCTACGCAAACGCAGCGGAGCTACTCCTCCTCCAACAACGACGACGCTGGGTTTCGGTATTACCCGCGAGACGCTGAAGATATATTCAACGAGTTTTTCGGCGCGTCGGGGGATGCGTTCGGCGGAGGAGGAAGGAGGGAGAGTGTCAACGGAGGAGGAAGCAGGTTCAGAAGCGCGGAGGCGGGGAGTCAGACGAGTAGGAAGACGACGGCGAATAGGAAAGCTCCGGCGATCGAGAGCAAGTTGGCGTGTACTCTCGAGGAGTTGTATAAAGGTGGGAGGAGGAAGATGCGAATCTCTCGCGTTGTTCCTGATGGTCTCGG GAAGCCAAAGACAGTGGAAGAGATTTTGAAGATAGACATAACACCAGGATGGAAGAAAGGAACAAAGATCACATTCCCGGAGAAAGGAAACCATGAACCAGGAGTCACTCCTGCTGATCTCATCTTCGTCATCGATGAGAAACCGCACTCGGTCTACAAAAGAGATGGAAACGATCTGATTGTAGACAAGAAAGTCTCGCTTTTGGAGGCTCTAACGGGGATCACTATCAGCCTAACAACGCTAGACGGGAGGAATCTGACTATACCGGTTTTGGATATCGTTAAACCGGGTCAGGAGATTGTGATCCCTAACGAAGGAATGCCTATCTCTAAAGAAGCTTCCAAGAGGGGAGATCTTAGGATCAACTTTGATATCTGTTTCCCTTCGAGGCTAACATTGGAACAGAAGACAGATCTTAAGAGAGTTTTTGGTGGAGCTGGAGTTGACAACTAG